In Saccharomyces cerevisiae S288C chromosome XV, complete sequence, the following proteins share a genomic window:
- the VTS1 gene encoding Vts1p (Flap-structured DNA-binding and RNA-binding protein; stimulates deadenylation-dependent mRNA degradation mediated by the CCR4-NOT deadenylase complex; member of the Smaug (Smg) family of post-transcriptional regulators which bind RNA through a conserved sterile alpha motif (SAM) domain that interacts with Smg recognition element (SREs) containing transcripts; stimulates Dna2p endonuclease activity; forms [SMAUG+] prion), translated as MKHPYEEFPTGSKSPYNMSRGAHPGAVLLSPQSSAINKNNPGSNSGNNQGNSSVTANVLSPQSHSMSLNDMLDQQSFMLDTAGTRAQPLQQQQQQQQQQQQASLPSLNIQTVSSTAAGSAIVSPMMQSPKALQSTLSSTSMYLDSFQRSPNNILGIPSQSGSIPLPQSRQSQQQSQSQKNDPNMGTNFSQDINQLCSWISMLNSSQQNTVMDNILSILNDDVLKYTKLKIETLTNTPFISPPLPAIASPIPNRDDTQILNIDSVFSSSPITNDPENTDNLLYQNWSPQPHSIPISQPIYDNITDASQRSKSAEPHVNSSPNLIPVQKQFNNGNSTKYKKLPSENPNYLSHSLSSSHSFFQPKKRSNMGNEYNSHHHHSLHHPLHNTTSYFSNTSRPSGTDLNKSNQNVFNNTITHPNAGPTSATSTSTSSNGNTPLSSNSSMNPKSLTDPKLLKNIPMWLKSLRLHKYSDALSGTPWIELIYLDDETLEKKGVLALGARRKLLKAFGIVIDYKERDLIDRSAY; from the coding sequence ATGAAACATCCGTATGAGGAATTCCCCACAGGTTCCAAGTCACCATATAACATGTCTAGAGGAGCTCATCCAGGCGCCGTTTTGCTATCACCACAATCTTCTGCCATAAACAAGAACAATCCGGGCAGCAATTCTGGCAATAACCAGGGCAATTCATCCGTGACCGCGAATGTTTTGTCCCCTCAATCCCATAGTATGTCACTCAATGACATGCTTGATCAGCAATCCTTTATGCTAGACACTGCGGGAACCAGGGCTCAGCCGCtccagcaacaacagcagcagcaacaacagcaacagcaggCGTCGTTGCCTTCCCTTAATATTCAAACAGTTTCGTCTACAGCAGCTGGTTCTGCTATCGTTTCCCCCATGATGCAATCTCCAAAGGCGTTGCAATCTActttatcttcaacatcTATGTATTTGGATTCATTTCAGAGATCTCCAAATAATATTTTGGGTATTCCATCGCAGAGTGGTTCAATTCCTTTGCCGCAATCCCGTCAATCGCAACAACAGTCTCAATCCCAAAAAAACGATCCGAACATGGGCACCAATTTCAGCCAAGACATCAACCAATTATGTTCTTGGATATCCATGCTGAACAGCAGCCAACAAAATACTGTAATGGACAATATCCTTTCCATTTTGAATGATGatgttttgaaatataCTAAGTTAAAAATAGAGACTTTGACAAACACTCCCTTCATCTCCCCACCGCTACCTGCAATTGCATCACCTATACCTAATAGGGATGACAcacaaattttgaatattgattcagtcttttcttcaagtcCTATAACTAATGACCCTGAAAATACCGATAACTTGTTGTATCAAAATTGGTCCCCTCAGCCACATTCAATACCAATTAGCCAACCCATATATGACAACATCACCGACGCTAGTCAAAGGTCCAAGTCGGCTGAGCCTCATGTTAATTCAAGCCCAAATCTCATTCCTGTCCAGAAACAATTCAACAACGGTAACAGTAccaaatataaaaagttGCCATCAGAGAATCCCAACTATCTTTCTCACTCTCTCTCAAGTTcccattcttttttccaaccaaagaaaaggtCTAACATGGGAAATGAGTACAATTCTCATCACCATCATTCATTGCATCATCCTCTGCATAATACCACCTCATATTTTTCGAATACTTCAAGACCATCAGGAACTGATTTGAATAAGTCCAACCAGAACGTGTTCAATAATACCATTACGCATCCTAATGCTGGTCCTACAAGTGCCACATCGACATCTACATCATCTAACGGAAACACTCCTTTATCGAGTAACTCTTCGATGAATCCAAAGAGTTTGACAGACCCCAAGctactaaaaaatataccCATGTGGTTAAAATCGTTAAGACTACACAAGTATTCAGATGCCTTAAGCGGAACCCCGTGGATCGAATTGATTTACTTAGATGACGAGactttagaaaaaaaaggcgtTCTTGCCTTGGGTGCAAGGAGAAAATTGTTGAAGGCTTTTGGAATCGTTATTGATTACAAAGAACGTGATTTAATTGATAGATCTGCTTATTAA
- the PRT1 gene encoding translation initiation factor eIF3 core subunit b (eIF3b subunit of the eukaryotic translation initiation factor 3 (eIF3); subunit of the core complex of eIF3; essential for translation; part of a subcomplex (Prt1p-Rpg1p-Nip1p) that stimulates binding of mRNA and tRNA(i)Met to ribosomes; eIF3 is also involved in programmed stop codon readthrough), giving the protein MKNFLPRTLKNIYELYFNNISVHSIVSRNTQLKRSKIIQMTTETFEDIKLEDIPVDDIDFSDLEEQYKVTEEFNFDQYIVVNGAPVIPSAKVPVLKKALTSLFSKAGKVVNMEFPIDEATGKTKGFLFVECGSMNDAKKIIKSFHGKRLDLKHRLFLYTMKDVERYNSDDFDTEFREPDMPTFVPSSSLKSWLMDDKVRDQFVLQDDVKTSVFWNSMFNEEDSLVESRENWSTNYVRFSPKGTYLFSYHQQGVTAWGGPNFDRLRRFYHPDVRNSSVSPNEKYLVTFSTEPIIVEEDNEFSPFTKKNEGHQLCIWDIASGLLMATFPVIKSPYLKWPLVRWSYNDKYCARMVGDSLIVHDATKNFMPLEAKALKPSGIRDFSFAPEGVKLQPFRNGDEPSVLLAYWTPETNNSACTATIAEVPRGRVLKTVNLVQVSNVTLHWQNQAEFLCFNVERHTKSGKTQFSNLQICRLTERDIPVEKVELKDSVFEFGWEPHGNRFVTISVHEVADMNYAIPANTIRFYAPETKEKTDVIKRWSLVKEIPKTFANTVSWSPAGRFVVVGALVGPNMRRSDLQFYDMDYPGEKNINDNNDVSASLKDVAHPTYSAATNITWDPSGRYVTAWSSSLKHKVEHGYKIFNIAGNLVKEDIIAGFKNFAWRPRPASILSNAERKKVRKNLREWSAQFEEQDAMEADTAMRDLILHQRELLKQWTEYREKIGQEMEKSMNFKIFDVQPEDASDDFTTIEEIVEEVLEETKEKVE; this is encoded by the coding sequence atgaaaaattttcttccacgcacattgaaaaatatttacgAATTATATTTCAATAACATCTCAGTACATAGTATAGTATCTCGCAACACACAGCTCAAAAGGTCAAAGATAATTCAAATGACTACCGAGACTTTCGAAGACATTAAGCTAGAGGACATCCCTGTTGACGACATTGATTTTTCCGACCTGGAAGAACAATACAAGGTCACTGAAGAATTCAATTTCGATCAGTACATCGTCGTTAATGGTGCCCCAGTCATCCCATCCGCCAAAGTTCctgttttgaaaaaggctttgacttctttgttttccaaaGCTGGTAAAGTTGTTAACATGGAATTTCCAATTGATGAAGCCACTGGTAAGACGAAAGGTTTTCTCTTCGTGGAATGTGGCTCAATGAACGAtgctaaaaaaattatcaagaGTTTCCACGGTAAAAGACTGGATTTAAAACATCGTTTGTTTCTTTATACTATGAAAGATGTTGAAAGATATAATTCTGACGACTTTGACACCGAATTCAGGGAGCCTGATATGCCTACATTCGTTCCATCTAGTTCCTTAAAATCCTGGTTAATGGACGACAAAGTGAGAGATCAGTTTGTATTACAAGATGACGTGAAGACTAGTGTGTTCTGGAACTCTATGttcaatgaagaagattctTTGGTGGAATCTAGAGAGAACTGGTCTACCAATTATGTTAGATTCTCCCCAAAGGGTACCTATTTGTTTTCTTACCATCAACAGGGTGTAACTGCATGGGGTGGTCCAAACTTCGATCGTTTGAGAAGATTCTATCATCCAGATGTAAGAAACTCTTCCGTCTCTCCGAATGAAAAGTACCTGGTCACTTTCTCCACGGAACCAATCAttgtagaagaagataacGAATTCTCTCCATTtaccaagaaaaatgagGGTCATCAATTATGCATCTGGGACATTGCTTCTGGTCTGTTGATGGCAACTTTCCCAGTGATAAAGAGCCCATATCTGAAATGGCCTTTAGTTAGATGGTCTTATAATGATAAATATTGTGCTCGTATGGTTGGAGACAGTTTAATAGTTCACGATGCTACTAAAAACTTCATGCCATTAGAAGCTAAGGCTTTGAAGCCTTCTGGTATTAGAGATTTCTCATTTGCTCCAGAAGGTGTTAAATTACAACCATTCAGAAACGGTGACGAGCCTTCTGTTTTATTGGCTTATTGGACTCCTGAGACTAATAATTCCGCTTGTACTGCTACCATTGCTGAAGTTCCTCGCGGTAGAGTGCTAAAAACCGTTAACTTAGTTCAAGTCTCCAACGTAACTCTGCACTGGCAAAACCAAGCTGAGTTCCTGTGCTTCAATGTCGAACGTCACACAAAGTCTGGTAAGACTCAATTCAGTAATCTACAAATTTGTAGGTTGACTGAAAGAGATATACCAGTTGAAAAGGTTGAATTGAAAGATAGTGTCTTTGAATTCGGTTGGGAACCCCACGGAAATAGATTTGTTACAATTTCTGTTCATGAAGTAGCTGATATGAATTATGCTATCCCAGCAAATACAATCAGATTTTACGCTCCAGAaactaaagaaaagacTGACGTAATTAAAAGATGGAGCTTGGTCAAAGAAATTCCAAAAACTTTTGCCAACACTGTTTCTTGGTCTCCAGCGGGTAGATTTGTGGTTGTAGGTGCTTTAGTGGGTCCAAACATGCGTAGATCAGACCTACAATTTTACGATATGGACTATCCAggtgaaaagaatattaatGACAATAATGATGTTTCAGCTTCTTTGAAAGATGTTGCTCATCCTACCTACTCTGCGGCTACTAATATCACTTGGGATCCATCTGGTAGATACGTTACCGCATGGTCAAGTTCTTTGAAACACAAGGTGGAGCATGgttacaaaattttcaatattgcTGGTAACTTAGTTAAAGAAGACATCATTGCTGGCTTCAAGAACTTTGCCTGGAGACCAAGGCCAGCTTCCATTTTGTCTAACGCcgaaaggaaaaaggttAGGAAAAACTTGAGGGAATGGTCTGCCCAATTCGAAGAGCAAGATGCAATGGAAGCTGACACCGCCATGAGAGATTTGATTCTACACCAACGTGAATTATTGAAGCAATGGACCGAAtatagagaaaaaattggccaagaaatggaaaaatctatgaatttcaaaatctttgaCGTTCAACCAGAAGATGCCAGCGATGACTTTACCACCATCGAAGAGATAGTTGAAGaagttttggaagaaacaaaggaaaaggTCGAATAA
- the PRE10 gene encoding proteasome core particle subunit alpha 7 (Alpha 7 subunit of the 20S proteasome; protein abundance increases in response to DNA replication stress) yields MTSIGTGYDLSNSVFSPDGRNFQVEYAVKAVENGTTSIGIKCNDGVVFAVEKLITSKLLVPQKNVKIQVVDRHIGCVYSGLIPDGRHLVNRGREEAASFKKLYKTPIPIPAFADRLGQYVQAHTLYNSVRPFGVSTIFGGVDKNGAHLYMLEPSGSYWGYKGAATGKGRQSAKAELEKLVDHHPEGLSAREAVKQAAKIIYLAHEDNKEKDFELEISWCSLSETNGLHKFVKGDLLQEAIDFAQKEINGDDDEDEDDSDNVMSSDDENAPVATNANATTDQEGDIHLE; encoded by the coding sequence ATGACATCAATTGGTACTGGTTACGATCTTTCCAATAGTGTTTTTTCCCCCGATGGTAGAAATTTCCAAGTAGAGTATGCCGTCAAAGCAGTCGAAAACGGTACCACATCAATCGGTATAAAGTGTAACGACGGTGTAGTCTTTGCAGTGGAAAAGCTCATTACGTCTAAACTGCTGGTCCCacaaaaaaatgtcaaGATTCAAGTCGTAGACCGTCACATCGGTTGCGTTTATTCAGGTTTGATTCCTGATGGTAGGCACCTGGTTAATCGTGGTCGTGAAGAAGCCGCCAGCTTCAAAAAGCTGTATAAAACGCCCATTCCCATTCCTGCATTTGCAGACCGTTTAGGACAATATGTGCAGGCGCACACTTTATACAACAGTGTTAGACCGTTCGGGGTCAGTACCATCTTTGGTGGTGTAGATAAAAATGGTGCTCATCTTTACATGTTGGAACCAAGTGGCTCTTATTGGGGCTACAAGGGGGCTGCCACTGGGAAAGGTAGGCAATCTGCGAAGGctgaattggaaaaattaGTTGACCATCATCCAGAAGGTCTTTCAGCAAGAGAGGCCGTTAAACAAGCTGCAAAGATTATCTATTTGGCACACGAGGATAACAAGGAAAAGGATTTTGAATTGGAAATAAGTTGGTGTTCACTGTCGGAAACGAATGGTCTGCACAAGTTCGTTAAGGGCGATCTGCTACAGGAAGCTATCGATTTTgcccaaaaagaaattaacgGCGATGATGACGAGGACGAAGATGACAGTGATAACGTCATGTCcagtgatgatgaaaatgctCCAGTGGCTACGAATGCAAACGCTACCACTGACCAAGAGGGTGATATTCACCTAGAATAG
- the PDE2 gene encoding 3',5'-cyclic-nucleotide phosphodiesterase PDE2 (High-affinity cyclic AMP phosphodiesterase; component of the cAMP-dependent protein kinase signaling system, protects the cell from extracellular cAMP, contains readthrough motif surrounding termination codon) yields the protein MSTLFLIGIHEIEKSQTIVQNEHYFDRVIELQDLDSLMVALYKDRVSPFPNVHNFETGVSIVLYDPSKFQLSVRQLDVLFKRFFPSFNISAIDHTREENLQRLECVERENSICRNRITRINHWMYHHHDDTPDGINKNSYGTVNGNSVPTQACEANIYTLLLHLNDSKAQHLRKASVPRLIRNIEFMSFLSDPIEKISQEGSHYWNILSTWDFCALSLSTQELIWCGFTLIKKLSKDAKVLIADNKLLLLLFTLESSYHQVNKFHNFRHAIDVMQATWRLCTYLLKDNPVQTLLLCMAAIGHDVGHPGTNNQLLCNCESEVAQNFKNVSILENFHRELFQQLLSEHWPQLLSISKKKFDFISEAILATDMALHSQYEDRLMHENPMKQITLISLIIKAADISNVTRTLSISARWAYLITLEFNDCALLETFHKAHRPEQDCFGDSYKNVDSPKEDLESIQNILVNVTDPDDIIKDHPHIPNGQIFFINTFAEVFFNALSQKFSGLKFLSDNVKINKEYWMKHKKPQ from the coding sequence ATGTCCACCCTTTTTCTGATTGGAATACACGAGATTGAGAAATCTCAAACAATTGTACAGAATGAACACTATTTTGATAGAGTGATTGAGCTTCAAGATTTGGATTCTCTGATGGTAGCATTGTATAAGGACAGAGTTTCGCCTTTTCCAAACGTCCATAACTTTGAAACGGGCGTATCTATAGTTCTTTATGAcccttcaaaatttcaattatCTGTGCGACAATTGGATGTTCTATTCAAGCGATTTTTCCCATCTTTCAATATTTCTGCGATAGATCATACACGAGAGGAAAACCTGCAACGTCTTGAATGTGTTGAGCGTGAAAATAGCATCTGTCGTAATAGAATAACGAGAATTAACCACTGGATGTATCACCATCATGATGATACTCCAGACGGTATTAACAAAAACAGCTATGGTACTGTAAATGGGAATTCTGTCCCCACTCAAGCATGTGAAGCAAACATTTACACTTTATTATTGCATTTGAATGATTCCAAGGCACAACATTTACGAAAGGCATCAGTGCCAAGGCTAATTCGCAACATCGAGTTTATGTCTTTTTTGTCAGATCcaatagaaaaaatttctcaagAGGGATCACATTATTGGAACATTCTATCAACTTGGGACTTTTGTGCTTTATCATTAAGCACTCAAGAATTGATTTGGTGCGGGTTCACGCTTATCAAAAAGTTATCTAAGGATGCAAAAGTACTCATTGCAGATAATAAGTTACTGCTACTACTATTTACTTTAGAATCATCCTATCATCAAGTTAACAAATTTCACAATTTTAGGCATGCCATCGATGTCATGCAAGCCACATGGCGATTGTGTACATATCTTCTTAAAGATAATCCTGTACAAACATTACTGTTGTGTATGGCTGCCATAGGTCATGATGTCGGTCATCCTGGGACTAACAATCAACTATTGTGCAACTGTGAATCAGAGGTTGctcaaaatttcaaaaatgtctCTATCTTGGAGAATTTTCACAGGGAATTATTTCAACAATTGCTATCAGAGCATTGGCCTCAATTGCTATCTAtctccaaaaaaaaatttgattttatttccGAGGCTATTCTGGCCACAGATATGGCATTGCATTCTCAGTATGAGGATAGATTAATGCATGAAAACCCAATGAAACAAATCACTTTGATATCTCTAATTATTAAAGCTGCAGACATCTCTAATGTGACGAGAACCTTGTCAATATCAGCACGTTGGGCATACCTCATTACTCTCGAATTTAATGATTGCGCTCTTTTGGAAACATTTCATAAAGCTCACCGCCCAGAACAAGACTGTTTTGGCGATTCATACAAGAATGTTGATTCTCCGAAAGAAGATTTGGAAtcaattcaaaatattttggTGAACGTAACAGACCCTGATGATATTATCAAAGACCATCCGCATATTCCAAACGgtcaaatatttttcattaatacGTTTGCTGAAGTATTTTTCAACGCATTAAGTCAAAAATTCTCAGgattaaaatttttaagCGATAAtgtcaaaatcaataaagaATACTGGATGAAACACAAGAAACCACAATAG
- the HAP5 gene encoding Hap5p (Subunit of the Hap2p/3p/4p/5p CCAAT-binding complex; complex is heme-activated and glucose repressed; complex is a transcriptional activator and global regulator of respiratory gene expression; required for assembly and DNA binding activity of the complex), whose translation MTDRNFSPQQGQGPQESLPEGPQPSTMIQREEMNMPRQYSEQQQLQENEGEGENTRLPVSEEEFRMVQELQAIQAGHDQANLPPSGRGSLEGEDNGNSDGADGEMDEDDEEYDVFRNVGQGLVGHYKEIMIRYWQELINEIESTNEPGSEHQDDFKSHSLPFARIRKVMKTDEDVKMISAEAPIIFAKACEIFITELTMRAWCVAERNKRRTLQKADIAEALQKSDMFDFLIDVVPRRPLPQ comes from the coding sequence ATGACTGATAGGAATTTCTCACCACAACAAGGACAAGGACCTCAAGAATCGCTCCCGGAGGGACCGCAACCCAGTACGATGATTCAGAGAGAGGAAATGAATATGCCAAGGCAATATTCAGAACAGCAACAACTGCAAGAAAACGAAGGGGAAGGGGAAAATACGAGGCTACCTGTTTCTGAGGAAGAGTTCCGGATGGTACAGGAGTTGCAAGCTATCCAGGCGGGCCATGACCAAGCTAATCTACCGCCAAGTGGTCGAGGATCGCTTGAAGGCGAAGATAATGGAAACAGCGACGGCGCAGACGGAGAAATGGACGAGGACGATGAAGAGTATGATGTGTTTAGGAACGTTGGTCAGGGATTGGTGGGCCACTACAAGGAGATAATGATCCGTTATTGGCAAGAATTAATCAACGAGATCGAGTCTACGAATGAACCTGGTTCCGAGCATCAAGATGACTTCAAATCACATTCCTTACCATTTGCGAGAATCCGCAAGGTCATGAAGACGGATGAAGATGTCAAGATGATTAGTGCAGAGGCCCCCATCATTTTCGCCAAAGCCTGTGAGATCTTTATTACAGAACTGACTATGAGAGCTTGGTGCGTGGCAGAAAGGAATAAAAGACGAACTTTGCAGAAGGCAGATATCGCAGAGGCCCTGCAAAAGAGTGACATGTTTGACTTTCTCATCGATGTTGTGCCTAGAAGACCTCTTCCACAATGA